In Brachionichthys hirsutus isolate HB-005 unplaced genomic scaffold, CSIRO-AGI_Bhir_v1 contig_976, whole genome shotgun sequence, a single genomic region encodes these proteins:
- the LOC137912515 gene encoding myb/SANT-like DNA-binding domain-containing protein 4 — protein sequence MDFLQVKHLKRKRKSNYSVRETQTLIKEIDKRRNVLFSRQQNTAINELKRQAWEEVAQGVNSLGEGELRTATEVKRRYLDWRALMKRKQLQTELSLCSSSSSVALKTEYDQSSSEREPASLGSDCDQLLNFSGLPNDCQCDWPGLGVLGEPSGQATMAPPDVKMEDNASEFRLDSNGEVGSGEMDEDDIPSLLSDIESHGEGHDEDAYYSNGLGILRPKSPNFTLTRDLPLSGSRMGTSVHAPGGVTDSENMGAECAAAFEKQRLEVEKQRLAVETERLAVEKELLMVEKEQLRHMEVERERLKLDRERLQVEKEKLRLLLMNQSELVDSSSCPPSQEGPSSSSLSSVSSTHDGQMERENERKGWMSVLDLETERLKLERERLQLEKERLQLFTFEAGRLQIERERLQVEKERMQLHKEHQGH from the exons AACACAGCCATTAATGAGCTGAAGAGACAGGCATGGGAGGAAGTGGCACAAGGTGTCAATTCACTTGGGGAGGGAGAGCTGCGCACCGCTACTGAG GTGAAGCGTCGTTACCTGGACTGGCGCGcattgatgaaaagaaaacagcttcAAACTGAactgtctctctgctcctcgtCCTCATCTGTGGCCCTGAAGACTGAGTATGATCAGTCCTCCTCTGAGCGTGAGCCAGCTTCTCTGGGATCTGATTGTGATCAGCTGCTAAACTTCTCAGGCCTCCCAAATGATTGTCAATGTGACTGGCCGGGACTGGGGGTTCTGGGTGAGCCCAGCGGACAGGCCACGATGGCACCGCCCGATGTAAAGATGGAGGATAATGCCAGCGAATTCAGA CTGGATAGTAATGGAGAAGTCGGAAGTGGAGAAATGGATGAAGATGATATTCCGTCTCTTCTCAGTGATATTGAGTCACACGGCGAGGGGCATGATGAAGATGCTTACTATAGCAACGGCCTGGGAATCCTCCGCCCCAAGTCTCCTAACTTCACCTTAACCAGAGACCTGCCGCTCTCTGGAAGCCGGATGGGGACGTCGGTCCATGCGCCGGGGGGAGTAACCGACAGTGAAAACATGGGAGCTGAGTGTGCAGCCGCCTTTGAGAAGCAGCGCCTCGAGGTGGAAAAGCAGCGTTTGGCTGTTGAAACTGAACGTCTGGCGGTGGAGAAAGAGCTGTTGAtggtggagaaggagcagcTTCGTCACATGGAGGTAGAGAGGGAAAGACTGAAACTGGACAGGGAGCGGTTACAGGTGGAAAAGGAGAAGCTGAGGCTTCTGCtcatgaaccaatcagaacTTGTCGACTCCTCCTCTTGCCCGCCGTCACAGGAAGGCCCATCCTCGTCGTCTCTGTCGTCCGTATCCTCCACTCACgacggacagatggagagagagaatgaacgTAAAGGTTGGATGTCAGTGCTGGATCTGGAGACAGAAAGGCTGAAACTGGAGAGGgagaggctgcagctggagaaagagagGCTGCAGTTGTTCACATTCGAGGCAGGCAGACTGCAGATTGAGAGAGAGCGCCTTCAAGTGGAGAAGGAGAGAATGCAGCTGCACAAAGAGCATCAAGGTcactga